Proteins encoded by one window of Xenopus tropicalis strain Nigerian chromosome 6, UCB_Xtro_10.0, whole genome shotgun sequence:
- the rbfa gene encoding putative ribosome-binding factor A, mitochondrial isoform X3, translating into MRKKFWYDSPSLGNPFANKPASLASLMKVQRKEKREDSVRIRALNSILYKALTDLLQTSAISQEVCDLNVELSKVSVSADFLVCRAYWMTSGNLDTDNQIELVLQKYAPQFRHLMLTHQVLGSVPQVVFVRDKEDAMVQEVERLLAIADFGENHDRELNSTSSGSTTVSQVTPASMFGIDHADLNKQILDYKRKMKDRIKESDHSTLSLKQQEQLAEIRKQKMLKKKKHKGTVHDEVDSLENYLLSKYNDTYPDEEAVVAEENELDFELEEEIKELEEEGKSENKDNTPVTSKNS; encoded by the exons GCAAACAAGCCAGCTAGTTTGGCAAGCCTGATGAAAGTACAAAGAAAAGAGAAGAGAGAAGACAGTGTTCGCATCAGGGCTTTGAATAGTATTTTGTACAAAGCATTAACAGACTTGTTGCAGACATCAGCAATTAGCCAGGAGGTGTGTGACCTTAATGTGGAGCTCTCAAAG GTATCTGTATCTGCTGATTTCCTAGTTTGCCGTGCATACTGGATGACAAGTGGAAACCTAGATACTGATAATCAGATTGAACTAGTACTTCAGAAGTATGCTCCCCAATTCAG GCATCTAATGCTAACTCATCAAGTCCTTGGAAGTGTCCCCCAAGTTGTATTTGTAAGAGATAAAGAAGATGCTATGGTACAAGAG GTTGAAAGATTACTTGCTATTGCAGATTTTGGGGAAAACCATGACAG GGAATTGAACTCCACATCATCAGGTTCCACCACAGTCTCTCAGGTTACACCTGCAAGTATGTTTGGAATTGACCATGCTGACCTGAACAAACAAATTTTGGactataaaagaaaaatgaaagacaGGATAAAAGAAAGTGATCACAGTACTTTGTCACTGAAGCAACAAGAACAGCTTGCAGAGATAAGGAAGCAAAAGATGTTAAAGAAAAAGAAGCACAAAGGGACCGTTCATGATGAAGTTGACTCCCTAGAGAACTATTTGCTGAGCAAGTACAATGACACGTACCCAGATGAGGAGGCAGTAGTGGCAGAAGAAAATGAACTAGACTTTGAATTGGAAGAAGAAATAAAGGAACTTGAGGAAGAAGGCAAAAGTGAGAATAAAGACAATACTCCTGTAACAAGTAAAAACTCCTAG